The genomic window ACTTCCCAGCTTCTAAGCTTCTGAACAGTGCCAATTTTTTTGCCGTCACAACAAAAAAATGCAAAATAATCAAAATTCAAAATATGCGAATATCATTTTAATAATATTTCTTTTAATAGGATTTCTTTTTGTTGCCGCAAACCTCACTCCTCCCGTAAAATTAATTAAAAAATTTATTTATTATGTCGTTTACCCAAATATTAGCACTGCAAATCAAATATTCCAATCCGTAGGAAATCTTGCCGACAATATTAAATCCATAGTTTATGTCAGGCAAGAAAACTTCTTGTATAAACAAAAAAACCAAGAACTACTCGATCAGCTCCGCAACTATGAAACCATGTCCACTCAATACGAAAAACTCAGCTATCTTCTTAATATTCCAAAAATAGCAAAAAGAAAAACAGTTTTTGCCAGAGTTTCGGTCAGATGGCCGGGCGAATGGTATCAATGGTTTATTATCGATAAAGGTTCAGATTCTGGTTTGTACAATGAACTCCCGGTTGCGTTTCCAGGAACTGACGGCATTTTGTATGCAGTAGGCCGTATAGTCGAAACGTATAAAAGCTCTTCAAAAGTCGCGCTGATAACGAATGCCTTGTCCGCAATTCCGGTACAGTTTAAAGATAAAAAAATCAATTGTCTTGCGGAAGGTTTTAATACGGGGGAGATTAAAGTTACTTATATTCCTGTTCAATCCGACATTAAACCAGGCGATATTATTGTCGCCAGTCCTTTGAGTTCAGTTTTTCCAGAAGGAATGCCGGTGGGCATAATAACAAACGTTTCCCGGGAACCTTCTCTTGATTTTAAAACCGCTTCGGCAAGTATTTTATTTGATTCCGATAACCTTTATGAAGCGGTTATCTTGGTGCCGCAAGAGGAGGAAGAGCAGAAATGATAAGAATTGTTTATTATATTGTTTTTTACATGTTATGCTGTCTGCTCCAATTTTTTTTTGGACAATATTTGCATGTCCGCGGAGTATTTCCAAACTTTATTTTGATAGCGGTGACATATCTTGGTCTTTCAAGAGGAAAGTTAAACGGAGAAGTGATGGGATTTTTTTTAGGACTTACATGGGACATTTTTTCTACCGATGTATTTGGCGTCAGGGTAATAATTTTTACCATAATCGGATATCTATCAGGAAGCATGAATAAGGATTTTGATAAAGATAATGTCTTTACACAGATAGTTGCGGTATTTTTGGCAAATATAGCCTATTGGATAGGGTTCAGTCTTATTTATTATATTATTCCAGAAGAAGGATCGGGAAGCTATAAACCTTTTGTAATTACCGCTCAGGGTTCACTTAAAATCGCTTTAACTGTAATAATCGCACCTTTGATTTTTTATATTTTAAATGTGGCGGAAAGATTTGGAAGAAGGCATATAAATGGTATGGCAAAGAGAAGATAAATTTTCTTATGAGATGTTTCTTGAGAAACACAAGATAATTCTTGTGTTTCTCATATTTATGTTCGTTTTGCTTTCTTTAAGGCTGCTTTATCTTCAAATAGTTAAAGGCACAAATTACAGGAACATTTCAGAACAGCAGAGAATGCATAACACGCATGAACGCGCTCCGCGCGGAGTTATTTATTTCGATAATGGAAAAAGCATAATTGCGGGGAATGATTTTACTTATGTAGCTTTATTTTATCCTTTTGAACAACAAAAAATGCCTTCGGAAGAAACGATTGAAGAACTTAACAAAATACTTAAAAGAGACATAAAACCCACAGTTGACAAAGGCTGGCGTTATGGCAGGGTCATAAAACTTGCCGACAATTTAACTATTGAAGAAATGTTCAAAATTCAGGAAAAGAAACTTGCTCTCAGCGGCATATCTGTCGTTAAAGAACCGAAAAGAATTTATTTTTTGGCTGAAGCGAACAGCCATATAACCGGCTATACTGGCGAAATAAGAGCGGATGAAATCGAGGAACTTTCAAAAGACGGGTATAAAATGGGCGATTATATAGGAAGAGGTGGGATAGAACAGGCATACGACAGAGATTTGCAGGGAACGGACGGCGGCTGGCAGTTTGAAGTTAATGCTAAAGGACATCAGACCAAAGCGTTCCGTTACATTGCGCCAAAAATAGGAGCAAATGTTTACACTACAATAAACATGGAACTTCAGTCCGCCGCATATGAAGCTTTAAGAAACAGTACAAGCGGTCGTGGAGCAGCCGTTGCAATCGATGTCAAAACAGGCGCAGTAAAACTTTTGGTGTCGTCTCCAGGTTTTGATACAAATAAGGTAAACAGCAAAGATTTTAATAATTTTTTGAACGATAAAAATCTTCCGCTTTTTAACAGGGCACTACAGGCTTTGTATCCTCCCGGTTCAATATTTAAAATTATAACTTTTGCCGCGGCAGCTGACCTTTTGGATATAGACCCTAAAGAAACAGAATATTGTACTGGAAGTTTTGAGCTCGGCGACAGATGGTATAACTGTTGGCTTAAAACAGGGCATGGAAAAGTAAATATGATTTCAGCAATGGCTCAGTCTTGCAATGTTTATTTTTATCATCTCGGGTTAAAGCTTGGCGTAAAAAATCTTGAAAAATATGCTAAAAAGTTTTATCTTGGAGAAAAAACCGGCGTTGACCTGCCTAACGAAAAGAAAGGTTTTGTGCCTAATCCCGAATGGAAAAAACTTAAAATGAAAATGTCATGGCTGCAAGG from Candidatus Endomicrobium procryptotermitis includes these protein-coding regions:
- the mreC gene encoding rod shape-determining protein MreC gives rise to the protein MQNNQNSKYANIILIIFLLIGFLFVAANLTPPVKLIKKFIYYVVYPNISTANQIFQSVGNLADNIKSIVYVRQENFLYKQKNQELLDQLRNYETMSTQYEKLSYLLNIPKIAKRKTVFARVSVRWPGEWYQWFIIDKGSDSGLYNELPVAFPGTDGILYAVGRIVETYKSSSKVALITNALSAIPVQFKDKKINCLAEGFNTGEIKVTYIPVQSDIKPGDIIVASPLSSVFPEGMPVGIITNVSREPSLDFKTASASILFDSDNLYEAVILVPQEEEEQK
- the mreD gene encoding rod shape-determining protein MreD, with the protein product MIRIVYYIVFYMLCCLLQFFFGQYLHVRGVFPNFILIAVTYLGLSRGKLNGEVMGFFLGLTWDIFSTDVFGVRVIIFTIIGYLSGSMNKDFDKDNVFTQIVAVFLANIAYWIGFSLIYYIIPEEGSGSYKPFVITAQGSLKIALTVIIAPLIFYILNVAERFGRRHINGMAKRR
- the mrdA gene encoding penicillin-binding protein 2, with amino-acid sequence MVWQREDKFSYEMFLEKHKIILVFLIFMFVLLSLRLLYLQIVKGTNYRNISEQQRMHNTHERAPRGVIYFDNGKSIIAGNDFTYVALFYPFEQQKMPSEETIEELNKILKRDIKPTVDKGWRYGRVIKLADNLTIEEMFKIQEKKLALSGISVVKEPKRIYFLAEANSHITGYTGEIRADEIEELSKDGYKMGDYIGRGGIEQAYDRDLQGTDGGWQFEVNAKGHQTKAFRYIAPKIGANVYTTINMELQSAAYEALRNSTSGRGAAVAIDVKTGAVKLLVSSPGFDTNKVNSKDFNNFLNDKNLPLFNRALQALYPPGSIFKIITFAAAADLLDIDPKETEYCTGSFELGDRWYNCWLKTGHGKVNMISAMAQSCNVYFYHLGLKLGVKNLEKYAKKFYLGEKTGVDLPNEKKGFVPNPEWKKLKMKMSWLQGDTVILAIGQGALWVTPLQMADMIAAVANNGIYYKPFIVDKIVDINGQQLYKHIIKINEPIELEEETWQLLHESLIETVEKGSGKRSKLDGIKVAGKTGTAQNPQGEDHAWFVTYAPADNPEIAIAIIVENGGGGGLNAVPAARKIYEKYFNIEPADNGRQNER